A genome region from bacterium includes the following:
- a CDS encoding TonB-dependent receptor encodes MKCTKAALALCVCLVIVAPVLAGNTAQISGIIADESGMPIAFATIRIEGTDIHATSDEDGYFSRSDVPPGQYNVTCSAPGYVDFTYVEIPFLTDMRRNVNFTMKRPDAETVLTITVHAEHRLIEPSLTTSIDYITAEDIEQLPADSFYDLMANEAGVTNDDGFMHVRGGRATEITYMVDDMPILDAVTGYAASSVNNSAIAEMAIISGTFSAEYGNAQSAVINITTKAGSTKTYEGMIRFRQEVLQTTKEFGSEKVLESTGQPDWNSVPISWTTRTRQGRFWKGEGSVGGPLGSFMTFFLSGDYTTTGTQLIMPRPRWEYNAQSKLRFNFSPDMSFTLSGSLNQLYRPLFDVQYQYTLDNMYHSWRDTYQISGMWKHMINEKTYYTIRANYFNSWSHFGVRWGDDDWHWENDPNSPGQQIQVWNNGDSWGSHQIGDMKWWEDYDTDWQQAGPTAGSTPRVTCASGKPARSRSGPARATSPPSSTSTT; translated from the coding sequence ATGAAATGCACTAAGGCGGCCCTGGCCCTCTGCGTCTGCCTGGTGATTGTCGCGCCCGTCCTGGCCGGCAACACGGCGCAGATATCCGGCATCATCGCGGACGAAAGTGGAATGCCAATCGCTTTCGCCACGATCCGGATCGAGGGCACGGACATCCACGCCACCTCCGACGAGGACGGGTACTTCTCCCGGAGTGACGTCCCACCCGGACAGTACAACGTGACCTGCTCGGCTCCCGGGTACGTGGACTTCACCTACGTCGAGATCCCCTTCCTCACAGACATGCGGCGCAACGTCAACTTCACGATGAAGCGCCCCGATGCGGAAACGGTGCTGACCATCACGGTCCACGCCGAACACCGCCTGATCGAACCCAGCCTGACGACCTCCATTGACTACATCACCGCCGAGGACATCGAGCAGCTCCCGGCGGACAGCTTCTACGATCTGATGGCGAACGAGGCAGGCGTCACAAACGACGACGGCTTCATGCACGTCCGCGGCGGCCGCGCCACTGAGATCACCTACATGGTGGACGACATGCCGATCCTGGATGCCGTCACCGGGTATGCCGCCTCCAGCGTCAACAACTCCGCCATCGCCGAGATGGCCATCATCTCGGGGACCTTCTCCGCGGAGTACGGCAACGCCCAGTCCGCCGTTATCAACATCACCACGAAGGCGGGCAGCACCAAGACTTACGAGGGGATGATCCGGTTCCGTCAGGAGGTCTTGCAGACCACCAAGGAATTCGGCTCCGAGAAGGTGCTGGAGTCCACCGGTCAGCCCGACTGGAATTCCGTACCCATCTCCTGGACCACCCGGACCCGCCAGGGACGTTTCTGGAAAGGCGAGGGGTCCGTCGGCGGCCCGCTGGGCAGCTTCATGACCTTCTTCCTCTCCGGCGACTACACCACGACCGGAACCCAGTTGATCATGCCGCGGCCCCGCTGGGAGTACAACGCACAGAGCAAACTCCGCTTCAACTTCTCCCCGGACATGTCGTTTACCCTCTCCGGCTCCCTGAACCAGCTCTATCGCCCCCTCTTCGACGTCCAGTACCAGTACACGCTGGACAACATGTACCACTCGTGGCGCGACACGTACCAGATTTCAGGCATGTGGAAACACATGATCAACGAGAAGACCTACTACACCATCCGCGCCAATTATTTCAACTCCTGGAGCCACTTCGGCGTCCGCTGGGGCGACGATGATTGGCATTGGGAGAACGATCCGAATAGCCCCGGCCAGCAGATCCAGGTCTGGAACAACGGCGACTCCTGGGGCAGTCACCAGATCGGCGACATGAAGTGGTGGGAAGACTACGACACCGATTGGCAGCAGGCCGGCCCGACGGCTGGTTCTACACCAAGGGTGACATGCGCATCTGGGAAACCCGCAAGGAGCAGATCTGGACCGGCAAGGGCGACTTCACCACCGAGCTCGACGAGCACAACCTGA
- a CDS encoding TonB-dependent receptor — MRIWETRKEQIWTGKGDFTTELDEHNLIKAGLEYTNYDVDLFQRQPLSSNTYGDKYHVFPWQGALYVQDKMDYSEMIINLGLRFDYFDPNTDYPENPMDSQDSDPDSQYETFQDIPRVDAEPKYQLSPRLGIAHPISEFDKLHFSYGHFFQMPAFRYIYMGNYEKPAGAYPIFGNPDLKPEKTISYEIGVQHLFTKSVLLDVTGFYKDVSGQLDTIRYDHPLGLWNYTRTTNSDWGNVRGVEIVVDGTWTDWFSSKIAYTYSIARGLSSDWRQGYDYSYYGWNLPLEANLLDWDVTHTVNLMLDFRDADTWGANLNFSFGSGTPYSPPTEQGAQKKINAERMPWSMNLDAKVNYNINMWGMQFQLFVEALNIFDRWNVTNLGPDEGTGGNRDWTAFYYLYGDANGPWDDVNVYDEPFQLRVGGSISF, encoded by the coding sequence ATGCGCATCTGGGAAACCCGCAAGGAGCAGATCTGGACCGGCAAGGGCGACTTCACCACCGAGCTCGACGAGCACAACCTGATCAAGGCCGGCCTGGAATACACCAACTACGACGTGGATCTCTTCCAGCGCCAGCCCCTGTCCTCCAACACCTACGGCGATAAATACCACGTCTTCCCGTGGCAGGGTGCTTTGTACGTACAGGACAAGATGGACTACTCCGAGATGATCATCAACCTGGGCCTGCGCTTCGACTACTTCGATCCCAACACCGACTACCCCGAGAATCCGATGGATTCCCAGGACTCCGATCCCGATTCGCAGTACGAGACCTTCCAGGACATCCCCCGGGTGGACGCCGAGCCCAAGTACCAGCTCTCGCCGCGCCTGGGCATCGCCCATCCGATCTCGGAGTTCGACAAGCTCCACTTCTCTTACGGGCACTTCTTCCAGATGCCGGCCTTCCGCTACATCTACATGGGTAACTACGAGAAGCCGGCCGGCGCTTACCCGATCTTTGGAAACCCGGACCTGAAGCCCGAGAAGACCATCTCCTACGAAATCGGCGTCCAGCACCTGTTCACCAAATCGGTCCTCCTGGACGTCACCGGTTTCTACAAGGACGTCTCCGGGCAGCTCGACACCATCCGCTACGATCACCCCCTGGGCCTCTGGAACTACACCCGGACGACCAACTCCGACTGGGGTAATGTCCGCGGCGTAGAAATCGTTGTGGACGGCACCTGGACCGACTGGTTCAGCTCGAAGATAGCCTACACCTACTCCATCGCCCGGGGCCTGTCGTCGGATTGGCGACAGGGGTACGACTACTCGTACTACGGCTGGAACCTCCCGCTGGAAGCCAACCTGTTGGACTGGGACGTGACCCACACCGTCAACCTGATGCTCGACTTCCGTGACGCCGACACGTGGGGCGCCAACCTGAACTTCAGCTTCGGCTCCGGCACGCCGTACTCGCCTCCCACCGAGCAGGGCGCACAAAAGAAGATAAACGCCGAACGCATGCCCTGGTCCATGAACCTGGACGCCAAGGTCAACTACAACATCAACATGTGGGGCATGCAGTTCCAGCTCTTCGTCGAGGCGCTCAACATCTTCGACCGCTGGAACGTGACCAACCTGGGACCCGACGAGGGCACGGGCGGTAACCGCGACTGGACGGCTTTCTACTATCTCTACGGTGACGCGAATGGACCGTGGGACGACGTGAACGTCTACGACGAGCCCTTCCAGCTCCGTGTTGGCGGCAGCATCTCCTTCTAG